The window GGTGCGCAGTTTTCCGTAGGTGCCGTTCTTGATCAGGTGCGCCAGGTTGGGCAGCTTCCCTTCTACCAGGAGCGGACGAATGATGTCCCACTCCATGCCGTTCACACCAAAGACAACGACGCGCGGACGTGTGGAAGCATTCGCATTCTGCGCCGCCACGGGAAGCGCGGCCAGGCATAGCACAGCCAGGCAAATACCGATGCCGGTCAATGTCCTTTTCATGGGAGAAACCCTCGTCTTCTAGAAAAATTGCCGCAATTCGAGGAACAATTCACCCCAAAGATATGCACGAATTATACTCCATAGCGGGCACGAGAAGAACCCATTGCTGCCCGAGATAAGCAGGTTTTTTCCAGTGAGTTTCGGGACCGGCGGTAAGGCCAAAACCCGCGCCCCGTCAGCGTTTTGCGCTCTGGCGGCGCATGAAGTCTACGAACATCTCCTCGAAGGGCTTGTCGGCAGCGCGCAGCAGGTGGCGCACGCTGCGGCCAGTCAGCAGATGGCAGACTTCCTCCCCCATGTTCTTGGCGTGGTCCCCGGCGCGCTCCAGGGTCTGGGTCATGAAAACCAGGTGGAAGCTCTCCAGGCACACGTGTTGTTCGGGATTATCAATGTGGCGCACGAACATGAGGTTGCGCAGGCGGTCCATCTCGGCGTCGGCACGCAGGACGGCAAGGGCACGTTGCAGGTCGCGATCACGAAATGCGATGAGGGCGTCCGAGAGCATCTGTTGCAGCAGCACGGCCATGTGCTTCAGGTCGGATGCGTCCAGTGGCTCAATGCGCGCGGCGACGGCAGCGGCGCGGTTGGCAACGTTCAACAGCAGATCGCCGATGCGCTCCAGTTCCAGGATGAACTTCAGGCATGAGAGAAGTTCGCGGGCCTCGCCTTCGCTTACGCCGGCAATGGCGGTGGTGACACCTTCATTGACCTGACGATCCAGCGCGTCTAGATCTTCCTCGTAACCGCGGACGGCATCGAGCGGTTCAGCGGCGCCGGTGGCGATGCCCAGGGCTGCGGCGGCCGCCGCCCGGCGCGCGATTTCGCAGCCGCGCAGCGTCAGCTCCCGCATCTGTTGGGCGGAGGGTTGGGGCATGTCGCTCGATGCTGCGGCGTTCATCAGCGACCTCCGAGTGCTGCCGTGAGTTTCTACAGTATGCGCTGCAACAGCCCGTTATGGGTCGGATGCAACACAAATTTTCCGGACTGCGCGCAGTCCATATTGGTCCTGAACTACCACCCAACGCAAGCAGTCTCCGCCCGTTTTTGCTCGCAATCCTCTCAGTTGGACTTTGGGGTCTCATCCGTGCCCTGAGCAACTCCGCCCACACGGGCAATCTCGATCAAGCTGCCGTCGCCGCGCGCGCGCACCTTGATGGTGACCATGCCTTGGTCGCTGCTGAACACCATGCTGTTATCGGCGCCCACCACCCGGAGCGCCGCCTGCGGATACTTCCGCCGATAAAACTCGATAATCTTCTCCGGGGTGGCGTCGCTCTCAAATTTCGCCGCCGCCACCTGCATGCCGCCGAAGCCGACCGCGGCGCTGCCCTTGATGCCGCGCGCTCCCGGATACACCTCCACGCCGAGCTGCTTGGCGACGGCCGTGGGCTCATCGGCCGTGATCGTGCCGAACGGAGTCGTGACCACCGCCGAATTCGACCCCGCCTCAACCCGCACCCGGCGCGCCATTTTCTTAAGGGCGAATACCGTCCCGACGGTGGCCACTGCACCCAGCGCAACTATCACCGCCAGGACAATGAGGACGATGCTCAGCGCATTACGGCCGGTGTTTTGGCGCACCATGGGCGCCGCCTGAGCCGGGGCTGACGCCACCGCCGACGCAGCGACGCCGGCGCCACATTTCGCGCACACTCGCGCGCTATTGTCCAGGGTCGCGCCGCAAGCCGTACAGAAAGCCATGCATTCACCTCGGGAAACAGTTCATGATAGCTGAAAAATGGAACAGCGGGACGCGCGCTCAATGCCCGGCCACACCCAGATATCCGCGGCTCAGGTAGTCGGTCATGCTCAGCGCCAGCAGGATCCCCAGCCAGAAGAAGCCGGCAATGACCACCACCCAGGTAATCTTCTGGTCTTCGTAGCGCACGTGCATGAAAAACAGGATCACCAGCAGCGCTTTGATGACGGCGATTACCATCGCCACCACGGTGCTCCACTCGCCCAGGTCAATGCGCGACAACCCGGCGGTCAGCACCATCAGCGCCATCAGCGCGACCCAGACCACGATGTACGTCTTGCGCGATACTACGTGCTCAGCCATGTCCTTCTATGCCTTCTTGTGCGCGATCAGGTAGAGCAGCGGATAAAGGAAGATCCACACTACGTCCACGAAATGCCAATACAGCCCACTGACGTGCACCGGGCTGTAATACACGGGCGAGTACCGTCCTCGGGCGGCCCGCCAGCCGATCACCGCCAGCAATCCAACGCCGATCGTCACGTGCAGCGCGTGCAGCCCGGTCATGACGAAATAGATGTAAAAGAACATCTGCACCGCCCGCGGATCCGGCACCGCCAGCTTCCACAGCGCACCCGGCACAGCGCCTTCCACGAAGTGAGCGTGGTACTCGATTCCCTTCAGCACCAGGAACGCGACGCCCATGGCCGAGGCGATCCACAGGTAGGTGGCGCACATCCGGTTCTGCCCCACCTGCACCGCGTGCACCGACAACGCCACCAGCAGGCTGCTGCACAGCAGGATTACGGTGTTGATCGTCCCGAGCCAGAAGTTCATGTGCTCGCTGCCGATCACCCAGGCGTCGTAGTGCGCGGTGCGGTACACCAGGTACGCCGCGAACAGCCCGCCGAAGAACATGATCTCGGTAACCAGGAACACCCACATGCCCAGCGTGGAGCTGGCGCGCTGCTGTTCCATGTCGGCGAAGTGGTGCCGCAGGCCGTGCGTCGCGACTG is drawn from Terriglobia bacterium and contains these coding sequences:
- a CDS encoding phosphate uptake regulator PhoU, translating into MNAAASSDMPQPSAQQMRELTLRGCEIARRAAAAAALGIATGAAEPLDAVRGYEEDLDALDRQVNEGVTTAIAGVSEGEARELLSCLKFILELERIGDLLLNVANRAAAVAARIEPLDASDLKHMAVLLQQMLSDALIAFRDRDLQRALAVLRADAEMDRLRNLMFVRHIDNPEQHVCLESFHLVFMTQTLERAGDHAKNMGEEVCHLLTGRSVRHLLRAADKPFEEMFVDFMRRQSAKR
- a CDS encoding cytochrome C oxidase subunit IV family protein, with amino-acid sequence MAEHVVSRKTYIVVWVALMALMVLTAGLSRIDLGEWSTVVAMVIAVIKALLVILFFMHVRYEDQKITWVVVIAGFFWLGILLALSMTDYLSRGYLGVAGH
- a CDS encoding cytochrome c oxidase subunit 3 family protein — encoded protein: MPRWRRSRLHDSSAVATHGLRHHFADMEQQRASSTLGMWVFLVTEIMFFGGLFAAYLVYRTAHYDAWVIGSEHMNFWLGTINTVILLCSSLLVALSVHAVQVGQNRMCATYLWIASAMGVAFLVLKGIEYHAHFVEGAVPGALWKLAVPDPRAVQMFFYIYFVMTGLHALHVTIGVGLLAVIGWRAARGRYSPVYYSPVHVSGLYWHFVDVVWIFLYPLLYLIAHKKA